One Neisseria sicca genomic region harbors:
- a CDS encoding TonB-dependent receptor: MNSKLALMPLLIMSAFSYAADEATPETPVQQQLQEVHVRADAKRVKAARSYSIASDGDLRDRVNLGVLGKANAFTAPITVVNYDEQALNNTEARTLVDAVAKKDASVWQFGGESNTLTGLYFRGYQLDARQFSVNGLAGMYGTQGTASVHVGSAQLIKGASTAVNGMDPEGAVSGSVNIETKKAADEGNRKIGLGWFSNNRAQGTFDLGQRFGENKEFGVRANGKLRHGDTPRHGYSEDNKEFALNADYRGETLRVAFDSIYAKRKTNGGRARMQDIQNANGRLFAAPEGKVNLAPSWQAQNTRGQTNMLTFEWDAFENAQITGGIGYNNARYYGNFASPTVTSSGLTYNSGRARLTDQRFKTLSMNLTARGEFETGPVSHNWSAAFDRIDRKRTTYQGARQTRSSVIDPSLDIPTQLAKLDSNLGSAWSATPSLDTVIKVNSLAVSDTLGFADNKYRLTLGGRFQAVEQKNKLNGRKADASRFSPMLMAAWVPQPDLVVYGNYMEDLEPSDIRTDDDGHVTMADPRVSRQFEVGVRKNWGDFVTTLNAFQIKRPGYWRGNTTSGTDFAARKNAGLAYSGSEQGIERSRGIEFNTYANLLNKTLRPSFGLMYLQSTVKDYPNFADNLVNGVQVANPRVIAKAGVEWDTPFAKGLTLNGNVSYFGKSYQDTQKQYAFPSYTLVDVGARYKTKLGKNTLTVSSSVENLFNKNYWQVQRGQYDRSFAVVGMPRTYWLKAELDF, encoded by the coding sequence ATGAACAGCAAATTAGCCCTGATGCCGCTTTTGATTATGAGCGCGTTTTCTTATGCCGCCGATGAAGCGACACCTGAAACCCCTGTGCAACAGCAGTTGCAGGAAGTCCATGTCCGCGCCGACGCCAAACGCGTCAAAGCCGCCCGCTCTTACTCCATCGCCAGCGACGGCGACTTGCGCGACCGCGTAAATTTGGGCGTATTGGGCAAAGCCAACGCTTTTACCGCGCCGATTACCGTCGTCAACTACGACGAACAAGCCCTTAACAACACCGAAGCGCGTACTTTGGTGGATGCCGTAGCAAAAAAAGACGCTTCCGTTTGGCAGTTTGGCGGAGAAAGCAACACGCTGACCGGCCTGTATTTCCGCGGTTATCAGCTTGATGCGCGCCAATTCAGCGTCAACGGTTTGGCAGGTATGTACGGCACGCAAGGCACAGCCAGCGTACATGTCGGCTCCGCGCAATTGATTAAAGGCGCGTCCACCGCCGTAAACGGCATGGACCCCGAAGGCGCGGTATCCGGCTCCGTCAATATCGAAACCAAAAAAGCCGCCGATGAAGGCAACCGCAAAATCGGTCTGGGCTGGTTCAGCAACAACCGCGCACAAGGCACATTCGACTTGGGTCAACGTTTCGGCGAAAACAAAGAATTCGGCGTACGCGCCAACGGCAAACTGCGCCACGGCGACACCCCGCGCCATGGTTACAGCGAAGACAATAAAGAATTTGCTTTAAATGCCGACTACCGCGGCGAAACACTGCGCGTGGCGTTCGACTCCATCTACGCCAAACGCAAAACCAACGGCGGTCGCGCACGTATGCAGGACATTCAAAACGCCAACGGACGCTTGTTTGCCGCACCTGAAGGCAAAGTGAATTTGGCGCCGAGCTGGCAGGCTCAAAACACGCGCGGTCAAACGAATATGCTGACCTTCGAATGGGATGCGTTTGAAAATGCCCAAATTACAGGCGGTATCGGCTACAACAATGCGCGCTATTACGGTAATTTCGCCTCTCCTACCGTTACGAGCAGCGGTTTGACCTACAATTCGGGTCGCGCGCGTTTGACCGACCAGCGTTTCAAAACGCTCAGTATGAATCTGACTGCACGCGGCGAATTTGAAACCGGTCCGGTGAGCCACAACTGGAGTGCCGCATTTGACCGAATCGACCGCAAACGTACTACTTATCAAGGAGCACGTCAAACAAGAAGCAGCGTTATCGATCCAAGCCTTGATATTCCGACCCAATTGGCAAAATTGGATTCCAACTTAGGAAGCGCGTGGAGTGCAACGCCTTCATTGGATACCGTAATCAAAGTAAACAGTTTGGCGGTATCTGACACGCTTGGTTTTGCCGACAACAAATACCGACTCACTTTGGGCGGGCGTTTCCAAGCCGTCGAGCAGAAAAACAAATTAAACGGCCGCAAAGCGGATGCAAGCCGTTTCAGCCCGATGTTGATGGCGGCATGGGTTCCGCAGCCTGATTTGGTGGTTTACGGAAACTATATGGAAGATTTGGAGCCGTCCGACATCCGTACCGATGACGACGGTCATGTAACGATGGCAGATCCGCGCGTCAGCCGCCAATTTGAAGTCGGCGTACGCAAAAACTGGGGCGACTTTGTCACCACTTTAAACGCGTTCCAAATCAAACGCCCGGGCTACTGGCGCGGCAACACGACTTCAGGAACTGATTTCGCAGCGCGCAAAAATGCAGGCTTGGCTTATAGCGGTTCGGAGCAAGGCATAGAACGCAGCCGCGGTATCGAGTTCAATACCTATGCCAATTTGTTGAACAAAACCCTGCGTCCGAGCTTTGGTTTGATGTATCTGCAATCGACCGTAAAAGATTACCCGAATTTCGCCGACAATCTTGTTAACGGCGTGCAAGTCGCCAACCCGCGCGTGATTGCCAAAGCGGGCGTGGAATGGGACACCCCGTTTGCCAAAGGCTTGACCTTGAACGGCAACGTTTCGTACTTCGGCAAGTCTTACCAAGACACTCAAAAGCAATACGCCTTCCCATCCTATACCTTGGTTGACGTAGGCGCGCGCTACAAAACCAAACTGGGTAAAAACACCCTGACCGTCAGCAGCTCGGTAGAAAACCTGTTCAACAAAAACTACTGGCAGGTACAGCGCGGCCAATACGACCGCAGCTTCGCCGTCGTCGGCATGCCGCGTACTTACTGGCTGAAAGCGGAATTGGATTTCTAA
- a CDS encoding tetratricopeptide repeat protein: MNTTTADTLFREAHSFMTQNPPDFAAAVPLLQKAADEGHTEAEFHLAGCLLQGQGIPANREAGIRLMQQAARDGHPYASYNLLQIQEAQGMPLNTLLPSYRELAEAGIIEAQLKLMRAYHDAGQHKEAVDWAILAARQQNPQALYFLGQHCQYTSPPDYPQSHQLYQLAAKQGFTPANWQLGLQYKLGQGVAPDLEQAAQHLYIAASDNIAPAQVALAEILLPTHPDKAIQWLETAARQNSSDAYAKLAEIHLLGKDIPKDTDKARRYAKAAARRNHPEALRLLGDIYRYGLGILPEPSKARHYYQLAADLGNLAAHQKLLADIALNNKQNYPQAKEHALQRQQAEQFYQLAFAAHYGLNRAPDHAEALTLYQQAADLGHSKAQTNLGMMYYNGHGTETDYTQAAKWFAQAAQQKDTMAQYNLACLYFHGTGVRRNTALACRWLETAINDGHEQSEILKQLLAHWKQQLP, from the coding sequence ATGAATACAACAACCGCCGATACACTATTCCGGGAAGCTCACTCATTCATGACCCAAAATCCGCCCGATTTTGCCGCCGCAGTCCCACTATTGCAAAAAGCGGCAGACGAAGGGCATACGGAAGCAGAATTCCATCTTGCAGGCTGCCTGCTGCAAGGGCAAGGCATCCCTGCCAACCGAGAAGCCGGCATACGCCTGATGCAGCAAGCGGCGCGTGACGGTCATCCCTACGCCAGCTACAACCTTCTTCAAATCCAAGAAGCACAAGGCATGCCGCTCAATACCCTGCTTCCCTCCTATCGGGAATTGGCAGAAGCAGGCATTATCGAAGCACAGCTCAAGCTGATGCGCGCTTATCATGACGCAGGTCAACACAAAGAAGCCGTCGATTGGGCCATACTCGCCGCGCGTCAGCAAAATCCCCAAGCCCTATATTTCTTAGGCCAGCATTGCCAATACACCTCGCCGCCCGATTATCCCCAATCACACCAGCTCTACCAACTTGCCGCCAAACAAGGATTTACGCCTGCCAATTGGCAGCTCGGATTGCAATACAAGCTCGGTCAAGGCGTGGCACCGGACCTTGAACAAGCCGCCCAACACCTGTACATCGCGGCAAGTGACAACATCGCGCCTGCACAAGTTGCCCTTGCGGAAATTCTGCTCCCGACCCACCCCGATAAAGCCATCCAATGGCTGGAAACCGCCGCCAGACAAAACAGCAGCGATGCTTACGCCAAGCTCGCAGAAATCCATCTGCTGGGCAAAGACATCCCGAAAGACACGGATAAAGCACGCCGCTACGCCAAAGCAGCCGCCCGCCGCAATCATCCCGAAGCGCTGCGTTTGCTCGGCGATATCTACCGCTACGGACTGGGCATCCTTCCCGAACCCTCCAAAGCGCGCCATTACTATCAGCTTGCCGCTGATTTGGGCAATCTTGCCGCACACCAAAAACTACTCGCGGACATTGCCCTGAACAATAAGCAAAACTATCCCCAAGCCAAAGAACACGCGCTGCAACGCCAACAGGCGGAGCAATTCTATCAGCTGGCTTTTGCCGCCCATTACGGTCTGAACCGCGCTCCCGACCATGCCGAAGCACTGACGCTCTATCAGCAGGCCGCAGATTTGGGACACAGCAAAGCGCAAACCAATCTCGGCATGATGTACTACAACGGTCATGGAACAGAGACCGACTATACCCAAGCCGCCAAATGGTTCGCGCAGGCAGCGCAGCAAAAAGACACAATGGCGCAATACAACCTCGCCTGCCTCTATTTCCACGGAACAGGCGTCCGCCGCAACACAGCCTTAGCCTGCCGTTGGCTTGAAACTGCCATTAACGACGGTCACGAGCAGTCTGAAATCCTCAAGCAACTGCTGGCGCATTGGAAACAACAACTTCCATAA
- the hemB gene encoding porphobilinogen synthase — protein sequence MNFPPRYVSATRMRRMRKDDFSRRLMREHTLTADDLIYPVFVLEGSNQEEAVPSMPGVKRQSLDKLLFTAEEALKLGIPMLALFPVVTRNKTDLAEEAYNPEGLVPTVVRTLREKFPELGIMTDVALDPYTIHGQDGLTDANGYVLNDETIEVLVKQALCHADAGAQVVAPSDMMDGRILAIREALEDAGHIHTRIMAYSAKYASAFYGPFRDAVGSSGNLGKADKKTYQMDPANTDEALHEVALDIQEGADMVMVKPGLPYLDVVRRVKDEFGVPTYAYQVSGEYAMLQAAIQNGWLDGEKVILESLLAFKRAGADGILTYYAVEAAKMLKK from the coding sequence ATGAACTTCCCACCGCGTTACGTTTCCGCCACCCGTATGCGCCGCATGCGCAAAGACGACTTTTCCCGCCGCCTGATGCGCGAACACACCCTGACCGCAGACGATTTGATTTACCCCGTCTTCGTACTCGAAGGCAGCAATCAGGAAGAAGCCGTCCCCTCCATGCCCGGCGTGAAGCGGCAAAGCCTGGACAAATTATTGTTCACCGCCGAAGAAGCCCTCAAGCTCGGCATCCCCATGCTGGCACTCTTCCCCGTCGTTACCCGAAATAAAACCGACTTGGCGGAAGAAGCCTACAACCCCGAAGGACTCGTTCCTACCGTCGTGCGCACCCTGCGCGAGAAATTCCCCGAACTCGGCATCATGACCGACGTCGCCCTCGACCCCTACACCATCCACGGGCAAGACGGACTGACCGATGCAAACGGCTACGTCCTCAACGACGAAACCATCGAAGTTTTGGTGAAACAAGCCTTGTGCCACGCCGACGCTGGTGCGCAGGTCGTCGCCCCGTCCGACATGATGGACGGCCGCATCCTCGCCATCCGCGAAGCCCTTGAAGACGCAGGACACATCCACACCCGCATCATGGCGTATTCCGCCAAATATGCCTCCGCTTTTTACGGCCCGTTCCGCGATGCGGTCGGCAGTTCTGGCAATTTGGGTAAAGCCGACAAGAAAACCTACCAAATGGACCCCGCCAACACCGACGAAGCCCTGCATGAAGTCGCCCTCGACATTCAGGAAGGTGCGGATATGGTGATGGTCAAACCCGGCCTGCCCTATCTTGACGTTGTCCGCCGCGTCAAAGACGAGTTCGGCGTACCAACCTACGCCTACCAGGTTTCCGGCGAATACGCCATGCTTCAAGCCGCGATTCAAAACGGCTGGCTGGACGGCGAAAAAGTCATACTCGAAAGCCTGCTCGCCTTCAAACGCGCCGGCGCCGACGGCATCCTGACGTATTACGCCGTCGAAGCGGCAAAGATGTTGAAAAAATAA
- a CDS encoding DUF6973 domain-containing protein, with the protein MAQIKFKTHLKCILLASILLSGCQTAFEEDQTRRSKITQFALNHPVAAQAIGMEDTGSFNISSNATRFAYRSGLDDTANGDGKGTQVNAVRQALWQAAITSQFDNVIAEEAGNAYLADIKIREGKINYFSRYLADQAVDQRNNRIGRSIGSGRPNTDMKALAESVLLYYHKIGLWTASETRTNGRKVWRITQEKLSPTAYREAMKNIEPLDAEGLREEERNMPKPDKIDSISKTVKAIRKVKD; encoded by the coding sequence ATGGCTCAGATTAAATTTAAAACACATCTTAAATGCATCCTACTTGCTTCCATCTTGCTCTCCGGCTGTCAAACCGCCTTTGAAGAAGATCAAACCCGGCGCAGCAAAATTACCCAATTCGCCCTCAATCACCCCGTAGCGGCGCAAGCCATCGGCATGGAAGACACAGGCTCCTTCAATATCAGCAGCAATGCCACACGCTTTGCCTACCGCAGCGGCTTAGACGATACTGCCAACGGAGATGGCAAAGGCACACAGGTCAATGCCGTGCGCCAAGCCCTGTGGCAAGCCGCCATTACCTCCCAATTCGACAACGTAATCGCCGAAGAAGCAGGTAATGCCTACCTTGCCGACATCAAAATCCGCGAAGGGAAAATCAACTATTTCAGCCGTTACCTCGCGGATCAGGCAGTTGACCAACGCAACAACCGTATCGGCCGCAGCATCGGCAGCGGCAGACCCAATACCGACATGAAGGCCCTTGCCGAAAGTGTTTTGCTCTATTACCACAAAATCGGCTTGTGGACCGCATCGGAAACGCGTACCAACGGCCGCAAAGTATGGCGCATCACGCAAGAGAAACTCAGCCCTACCGCCTACCGCGAAGCCATGAAAAATATCGAACCGTTGGATGCCGAAGGCTTGCGCGAGGAAGAGCGCAATATGCCCAAACCCGACAAAATCGACTCGATTTCCAAAACGGTTAAAGCCATCAGAAAAGTAAAAGACTGA
- a CDS encoding NAD-dependent epimerase/dehydratase family protein: MNIIIFGGSGFIGSRTAQILKEQGHQVWTPDRRAFDFLHPDETAARRLLEGQDVLINCIGIMSRHAEILETVHHRTPKQLAAWAKATSIKHWVQLSALGADPSQPINFVGSKGRGDDAVAQSGIPIAIARPSVVYGRGGTSCELFIKLARLPLLPLPEGGRFYLQPVHLADVAEGLAKLAVQTDTDHSIINMTGSQTLTLAEYLTTLRQTLHHKPPQHILPIPLRLIDPALPLANTLSNGIISRDSFALLKQGSCADYSDFAALLGRAPLAAENFFRQG, encoded by the coding sequence ATGAACATCATCATTTTCGGAGGCAGCGGCTTCATCGGCAGCCGTACCGCCCAAATCTTAAAAGAACAAGGTCACCAAGTTTGGACGCCCGACCGCCGCGCCTTCGATTTTCTTCATCCTGACGAAACCGCCGCACGCCGTTTATTAGAGGGGCAAGACGTCCTCATCAACTGCATCGGCATCATGAGCCGTCATGCCGAAATACTCGAAACCGTACACCACCGCACGCCCAAACAACTCGCCGCATGGGCAAAAGCAACAAGCATAAAACACTGGGTGCAACTATCCGCACTGGGTGCCGACCCATCTCAACCCATCAACTTTGTCGGCAGTAAAGGACGTGGAGATGATGCCGTCGCCCAAAGCGGCATCCCGATTGCCATAGCCCGACCATCCGTCGTTTACGGGCGAGGGGGAACCAGCTGCGAACTGTTCATCAAATTAGCCCGCCTCCCTTTGCTTCCCCTACCGGAAGGCGGACGCTTTTACTTACAGCCCGTACATCTTGCCGATGTTGCCGAAGGTTTGGCAAAACTGGCCGTCCAAACCGACACCGACCATAGCATCATCAATATGACCGGCAGCCAAACGCTGACCTTGGCGGAATACCTGACCACGCTCCGCCAAACCCTGCACCACAAACCGCCGCAACATATCCTGCCCATCCCCCTGCGCCTGATTGACCCTGCGCTGCCGTTGGCAAACACCCTCAGCAACGGCATCATCAGCCGTGACAGCTTTGCCCTGCTCAAACAAGGCTCATGCGCCGATTATTCTGATTTTGCAGCTTTATTGGGGAGAGCGCCATTAGCTGCGGAAAACTTTTTCCGTCAAGGCTGA
- a CDS encoding DUF2269 family protein encodes MNTYLIVKTLHIISATLMVGTGFGTAFYLFWANRSGSVAAQSVVSHWVIKADWWFTTPAVIFQPLSGLWMLYERGYTVSTMLEQNWVWMTLGLYILAGICWLPVVWLQIRMAKIAEQAHKENADTIPEPYWRYARRWELLGYPAFCATIVIYFLMVMKPI; translated from the coding sequence ATGAACACTTATTTAATCGTTAAAACCCTGCACATCATCTCAGCTACCTTAATGGTCGGCACCGGTTTTGGTACGGCGTTTTACCTCTTTTGGGCAAACCGCAGCGGTTCGGTCGCCGCGCAGTCGGTCGTATCACATTGGGTCATCAAAGCAGATTGGTGGTTTACGACCCCCGCCGTCATTTTCCAACCCTTGTCCGGTTTATGGATGCTGTACGAACGCGGCTATACCGTTTCCACCATGCTGGAACAAAATTGGGTATGGATGACGCTCGGTTTATACATCCTTGCAGGCATTTGCTGGCTGCCCGTTGTCTGGCTGCAAATCCGTATGGCAAAGATTGCCGAACAAGCGCATAAAGAAAACGCAGACACCATTCCGGAACCCTATTGGCGTTATGCCAGACGCTGGGAATTGCTGGGCTATCCCGCCTTTTGCGCCACTATCGTGATTTACTTCCTGATGGTGATGAAACCGATTTAA
- a CDS encoding DoxX-like family protein has translation MPYSTTHTLPAYLSYSMGLLWLWSGTQPLFFMPEMSLDLLHSVGIPDPLQWPTLIAASLLDIGFAFLCFSRLRARPEIWLLQLLTVAAYSLIIAFRLPEMWAHPFAPLVKNLPIMATLFFLYQSVGDKK, from the coding sequence ATGCCCTACAGCACTACACACACTCTCCCTGCCTACCTGTCTTACTCGATGGGGTTGTTATGGCTGTGGAGCGGTACCCAACCTCTGTTTTTCATGCCCGAAATGTCATTGGATTTGCTGCATTCGGTCGGCATTCCCGATCCGTTGCAATGGCCGACATTAATCGCCGCTTCACTATTGGACATCGGTTTTGCCTTTTTATGCTTCAGCCGCCTTCGCGCCCGTCCCGAAATATGGCTGCTGCAATTGCTGACCGTCGCGGCATACAGCCTGATTATTGCTTTCAGGCTGCCCGAAATGTGGGCGCACCCTTTTGCGCCTTTGGTAAAAAACCTGCCGATTATGGCTACTTTATTTTTCCTGTATCAATCCGTAGGAGATAAAAAATGA
- a CDS encoding GbsR/MarR family transcriptional regulator, protein MKLNPTTEKFILHWGEMGTKWGVNRTVAQIHALLYILGRPMNAEEITETLGVARSNVSNSIKELQNLRLVHTVHILGDRRDHFETSDDVWTLFRTIAEMRMQREIEPTRQFLQSLIDSPEFSQENETAKQRIRQTHDFINTLTIWANEMLKLSTSTMVKILKIGAGIQKFFR, encoded by the coding sequence ATGAAACTGAATCCAACCACTGAAAAATTTATCCTCCACTGGGGCGAAATGGGCACCAAATGGGGCGTCAACCGTACCGTTGCGCAAATCCATGCCCTGCTCTACATCTTAGGCAGACCGATGAATGCCGAAGAAATTACCGAAACGCTCGGCGTAGCGCGCTCCAATGTCAGCAACAGCATCAAAGAGCTGCAAAATCTGAGGCTGGTGCATACCGTGCATATCTTGGGCGACAGGCGCGATCATTTTGAAACTTCAGACGACGTCTGGACTTTGTTCCGCACTATCGCAGAAATGCGCATGCAGCGTGAAATCGAACCGACGCGGCAATTTTTGCAAAGCCTGATCGACAGCCCTGAATTTAGTCAGGAAAATGAAACCGCCAAACAGCGAATCCGGCAAACCCATGATTTCATCAATACGCTGACCATATGGGCAAATGAAATGTTGAAGCTTTCCACCTCAACCATGGTAAAAATTTTAAAAATAGGCGCCGGAATACAAAAATTTTTCCGATGA
- the hpnC gene encoding squalene synthase HpnC, producing MSVNHYENFPVGSLVMPRRLRKPTHAVYAFARTADDLADEGNAEADERLRALDELKSELDRIQRGETPLTPLMQRLQREAIVPFKLPLQPFYDLLSAFSQDVVKTRYQDFGDLIDYCRRSASPVGRIMLHLYGQTDEVSIAQSDGICTALQLINFWQDVAVDWQKGRVYIPQDDLQKFNVSETQIAEGKADFAFQRLMAYECNRAFQMLKGGSPLGKTLKGRLGFELRMIIVGGQLILQKLDGSKYDMFTQRPVLDKKDWLIILKRAFLKK from the coding sequence ATGTCCGTCAACCATTACGAAAATTTCCCCGTCGGCTCGCTTGTCATGCCGCGCCGCCTGCGCAAGCCTACCCATGCCGTTTACGCTTTTGCGCGCACTGCGGATGACCTCGCTGATGAAGGCAATGCCGAAGCCGATGAACGTTTGCGCGCTTTGGACGAACTCAAATCCGAACTCGACCGCATACAGCGTGGCGAAACGCCGCTGACCCCGCTAATGCAACGTTTGCAACGTGAAGCCATCGTGCCTTTCAAGCTGCCGCTGCAGCCGTTTTACGATCTTTTGTCCGCATTCAGTCAGGATGTTGTCAAAACCCGTTATCAGGATTTTGGCGACCTGATTGACTACTGCCGCCGTTCTGCCAGTCCGGTCGGGCGCATTATGCTGCACCTGTACGGACAAACCGACGAAGTCAGCATCGCCCAAAGCGACGGTATCTGCACTGCGCTGCAACTCATCAACTTTTGGCAGGACGTTGCCGTCGATTGGCAGAAAGGCCGCGTCTATATCCCGCAGGACGACTTGCAAAAATTTAATGTCAGCGAAACGCAAATTGCCGAAGGCAAAGCGGATTTTGCGTTCCAAAGACTGATGGCGTATGAGTGCAACCGCGCGTTCCAAATGCTCAAGGGCGGCTCGCCCTTGGGTAAAACGCTGAAAGGCCGTTTGGGATTTGAATTGCGGATGATTATTGTCGGCGGACAACTGATTTTGCAGAAACTGGACGGCAGCAAATACGATATGTTTACACAACGTCCTGTTTTGGATAAAAAAGATTGGCTGATTATTCTGAAACGGGCATTCTTGAAGAAATAA
- a CDS encoding EamA family transporter, producing the protein MTSRAAILLSTALAPVIWGSTYLVTTEFLPTDRPFTAALIRVLPAGLLLLAWTRRIPKRDEWATVVLLGFLNIGFFQAMLFVAAYRLPGGLAAVLSSTQTLMVLVFTWLIGKTMPPKAAWAWSAAGVLGIALLVLSPQARYDGTGILAALAGAAAMALGVYLSKHRRTSLPVLAFTGWQLFIGGLFLLPVALLAEPRLESLSPANIGGYLYLSLFGAVLAYVLFFRGIAKLSPAAVSSLGLLSPVSAFILGWLFLGQGMDAKSLAGFTLVLVSIFGCSGQS; encoded by the coding sequence ATGACAAGCCGCGCCGCCATTCTTCTTTCCACCGCGCTTGCACCCGTGATTTGGGGCAGCACTTATCTGGTTACCACCGAATTTCTGCCGACCGATCGCCCATTTACCGCCGCGCTGATACGCGTGTTGCCCGCTGGGCTCTTGCTGTTGGCGTGGACGCGGCGCATACCCAAACGCGATGAATGGGCGACGGTTGTCTTGCTCGGTTTTTTGAACATCGGCTTTTTCCAAGCTATGTTGTTTGTGGCGGCGTATCGCTTGCCGGGTGGACTGGCAGCGGTGTTGAGTTCGACGCAGACGCTGATGGTGCTGGTGTTCACTTGGTTAATCGGCAAAACCATGCCGCCGAAAGCGGCTTGGGCTTGGTCGGCGGCAGGGGTTTTGGGGATTGCGCTTTTGGTTTTGTCGCCGCAGGCGCGCTATGACGGGACGGGTATTTTGGCGGCATTGGCGGGCGCGGCGGCGATGGCATTGGGCGTGTATTTGTCGAAACACCGCCGCACTTCGCTGCCCGTGTTGGCGTTTACCGGCTGGCAGCTTTTCATCGGCGGCTTGTTTTTACTACCCGTCGCCCTGCTTGCCGAACCGCGGCTCGAATCTTTAAGCCCCGCCAATATCGGCGGCTATCTGTATTTGAGCCTGTTTGGTGCCGTATTGGCTTATGTGTTGTTTTTCAGAGGAATCGCCAAACTTTCGCCTGCTGCGGTTTCGTCGCTGGGATTGCTCAGCCCTGTCTCGGCATTTATCTTGGGCTGGCTGTTTTTAGGGCAAGGGATGGACGCGAAGTCGCTGGCGGGATTTACGTTGGTGTTGGTATCGATATTCGGCTGCAGCGGGCAGTCATGA
- a CDS encoding LysR family transcriptional regulator, which produces MSYINHRRTFLEMYRQQSFPKAAQISITQPAVSQQIQSLESFIGKPLFVRLARGVAATEVADNLANSVAASLDTLEQKLSGFRFGAVSGEVVHLAAPADFVHYQMVKVLQGLLSDGFSVRLQMGNRSKLYQLLESRQIDFAITASKPDEQHYAYETVFAEKPLLVYAPALTHKIGKTPNKERLSQLPFISFDEELSGLTPLWQTLFREPPPFQAALTVPDLRIVKQMVVEGMGWSVLSDYHCTQEIQAGRLLVLNNADDTAPSPLYLVWHKHRVLPRNMQYVKQRLLEGLV; this is translated from the coding sequence ATGTCTTACATCAACCATCGTCGCACGTTTTTGGAAATGTACCGCCAGCAGTCTTTTCCCAAGGCGGCGCAAATCAGTATTACGCAGCCTGCAGTGTCGCAGCAGATTCAGTCTTTGGAAAGTTTTATCGGTAAGCCTTTGTTTGTCCGTTTGGCGCGCGGTGTGGCGGCGACGGAGGTGGCGGACAATCTGGCGAATTCGGTGGCGGCGAGTTTGGATACCTTGGAACAGAAGCTGTCGGGCTTTCGTTTTGGAGCGGTCAGCGGCGAGGTGGTGCATCTTGCGGCGCCTGCAGACTTTGTGCATTATCAGATGGTGAAGGTGCTGCAAGGGCTGCTTTCGGACGGCTTTTCCGTCCGCCTGCAAATGGGCAACCGTAGCAAGCTTTATCAGTTGCTGGAAAGCCGCCAAATTGATTTTGCGATTACGGCAAGCAAGCCCGATGAGCAGCATTACGCTTATGAAACGGTGTTTGCGGAAAAGCCGCTGCTGGTGTATGCCCCCGCACTTACCCATAAAATCGGTAAAACGCCGAATAAAGAGCGGCTGTCGCAACTGCCTTTTATCAGTTTCGACGAGGAATTATCGGGTTTGACACCGTTGTGGCAGACGCTTTTTCGCGAGCCGCCGCCATTTCAGGCTGCCTTGACCGTGCCGGATTTACGCATTGTCAAACAGATGGTGGTGGAAGGCATGGGCTGGAGCGTGCTGTCCGATTACCATTGCACGCAGGAAATTCAGGCGGGCAGGCTTTTGGTGCTGAATAATGCGGACGACACCGCCCCGTCGCCGCTCTATCTGGTTTGGCACAAACACCGCGTGTTGCCGCGAAATATGCAGTATGTGAAACAGCGGCTGTTGGAAGGTTTAGTATAA